The genomic DNA CCTTGATTGTTCGTTCGGAGGGCCGGTACTCCTCCCTGCCTTTGGGGGATGACATGTAGAAGGACTGCGTCTTGCGCTTTAGGCGAGCCCTCTTGGTGGCCAGAGACAGGCTGTGCTTGCTGGAAGCGATTATGTCAGAAATGAACTTCTTGCAGTCCACGCACACCTCCATGGTGGCCCAGTCCTCCGTCAGCTCCGATGGCAGCTCCAGCTCTTCGTGAGACTTCAGGGAGCCGTGCTTTGAAAACCTGCAACAGGAGTTCAACCACAGAACATCAGGCAGTGTCACTGGTGTGTGCTCGTGAGCagcaaaaaactgtattttagctGCACTGTGTACCCCATCCGCCCTCTGCAGAACGCCCCTCACTCTCCTCTATTCCGCCACTCAGATAAATGGACCCTTTTTTACATGATGTCACACAAACAGGCCAGTGTGCAGAGTGActtccagttttatttaaataatgaaaggtaaTCTAACCAATTGGTGCAAATGACactaaaataggaacaaaaactacagtttttaaataaaaaaaaagaaagtttgtgtccagattccatgttgtttctttctcatatGGGGTCGCTCACTAAAAAACATCTGATCCGGCCCTTTGGTCAAGTTTGAGAATCTTTTGTAGCGTgcgagtcaaaaagtttggcCACCCCTGTGATAAACTCTCAGAACATGGACTCTCGTTCACTGATTGCGCATGAGGAccggactgagtgactcctccccctggggttccaaacaggaaatacctgctggttccacgtttttaggctaatttagagttcagcttctattttggcaacatgctaacgtttttgactaatttagaatctactgaggttttcttaatgctaatttggagtttagctaatgttttagcaacatgctaacatttttagctaatttgagatctgttgaggttttttaatgctaatttgaaatttagctaacgCTTTAGCATCAGAACTAgcatcaatttaatttatttgggttttaaataatactggccctgatttagctccatagaagtCACTATCAACATTTTTGGCCCTGTCACCATTTTATCTAATGTCCCCGTGAAAACAGTTTAtcgatgacaaaaaaaatgtttcaaaacgactgtttttctgttggttttatctccaggCATTTATATTGTGCTCTCCTGGGGCAGACAAAcattcactttcatttttagaagaatccgATAAAGTAAATCTTTgcatttccttggcaacagaggtttttttgttcatgacgcccacattcctaatactGTGTGTCAAATCGTTTTGTTCCGCTTTAGCCAGGGATTCATATAccaaattttctaaatattctgCCAAAAATGTGTAAGTAGCAGNNNNNNNNNNNNNNNNNNNNNNNNNNNNNNNNNNNNNNNNNNNNNNNNNNNNNNNNNNNNNNNNNNNNNNNNNNNNNNNNNNNNNNNNNNNNNNNNNNNNNNNNNNTCCCCGTGAAAACAGTTTAtcgatgacaaaaaaaaaaatgtttcaaaacgactgtttttctgttggttttatctccagcCATTTATATTGTGCTCTCCTGGGGCAGACAAACATTCACgttcatttttagaagaatccgATAAAGTAAATCTTTgcatttccttggcaacagaggttttaTTGTTCAtgacgcccacattcctaatattgCGTGTCAAATCGTTTTGTTCCGCTTTAGCCAGGGATTCATATAccaaattttctaaatattcagCCAAAAAATGTGTAAGTAGCAGCGGAACGCCACATTTATGAGCTCGCCACATGAATTTACTCTTTGCTACAAAATGGTGGCCAAACTGTAGGtcttgtggccatcccataataatcccTGAGacttgtgttttggtttaatgaattttaaataaaaaataaaatggtcctATTAATTTTGTGACAGTTTTGTCAGCTATGATGTCCTTTTTGAGGTGGAGTGGGGGTTCACTAGGTCCAAAACTCATTTAAACCGGGTACTGGTGCTTGCAACCTTTGGTGAGGTTTTGAACATGCAGTTGGGGGGACATTTTAGCTCTAAGGTGCAGTGAGAAAGAAGAACTGTGTGAAGGATCAGGTCCTTCAGTCCAGCACATCTGTGGGAGATAATACCCGAGTGCCTCTGGAGACAGTGGAGTTTAACTCGACTTAGAAAAGCTGAAATGATGCTGCGATTCTCCACTAGATGTCAGTGTTGGAGAATCAGACCGGATTCATCGCCTGGTCAAAGAGAACAcactaaacaaaacacaacaaaggcTGTGTCCCGTTCCTTAGCTAACATGACCGGGAGCCTGTTAGGCTAAAGTGAGGGGGTTAAAGGGGGTTAAAGGGGGTTGTTCTCACCTGGCCATGGTCTTGTGGATGCTGTGGCGCTGCGAGCCCTCAGAGGACTTGTCATGTTTAGTCGCCGTGGCGACTCCTCTTGCTTTTCCTGCTGCTTTAGCCGCTGCTTTGGCGGCTCCTTTTGAAGTCGGTGATGCAGCGCCTCCCCCCACTGCCGGCGCCGCTGACGGCCCCACCGCAGGCCCCACCGATGGCCCCGGCTCTGCGGCCACAGAGAGTCCCTGCCCCACAGCGGCCATGGCGCTGACTCTCTCTCGGGGGAGAGTGTTGGTGGAGCCAATGGAGTAGATGGGCAGACTGGAGTAAGGTTTGGAAGGCAGACGCATCTTTAAGGGAACAAACACAAGAATGAAAGAACACAGCtctgaagtgatggaggaaacaTCAGGACCTCCAGCTCAAGATCAAGAGTAGGGCTGTAACGATTCATTAACTTCATCCGTTTTAgctcagtgaatcggatcgttcaaaatgaacccattTCAACTGTGAATTGTATCGTAaccacaaaacattaaaatgaaccaTTACATCCCTAATTAAGAGTCAtttaaataagaacattttaaaccaGAAGAACAATGTTTAGAAACCTAAAAATGAGGAAGAGATGACGTACCTTCTTACAGCACTGAGAACACACTGGCCTGAAAACAGgaaagaggaaaatgaaagtTAGGATTATAAAccacatttgtcaaagtcaagacccaagggccagatccggccctccagatcattttattgttatttatgacccaatgttatcttgtgcttatttctaacttgtataatatggacaatatatatttttatggagagtaaaatattgaaagttatttaaggtttaaggtgatttattctggaataatattcctgtcttcttattattcataattatgtaaaaaagttacagttttaaagtttaaaaaaattgtacgattttggcatttaataagattttaaggctattttggagttaagctaatgttttggctacatgctagctgttttgtctaatttaggctttttaaaaagttttttaggatactttgaagtttagctatttttttagagacatgctagctgttttggctaacctaagttttttaggctaatttcacatttagctaatattttagccagctatcagcttcagcattttcagctatcaatttcagcatcttcagctatcagcactagcatcttcaggtgccaaattcagcttacagcattcacactagaattatcacaggtaatgctatatatctagttcataattttgttaaaaagttacggttttaaagtttttaaaatgtaactttagtgttcaataaatgtttatcctgctcgaCCCATgaactaaggtgtgttttggattctggccccttgtgtgattgagtttgacactcctgctctaaacTTTAAGGAATGTTATGACcgtgaaagacccactccaatgaaaatggtagttttggtgttttcaacatgttctagtggcatttttctcatggtggatgacatgtgtaaagaaaattaagaaaaaaaataattaagtgtatttattcaaattgtgtgaatcaggagctgatggaaaaaaatgtttgaaaaaagattatTCAAGACACAGAAGCAACAGTCGGTGggccaaaagctccctgctccgctccgatacatccactcacagacaaatagcgtctttgttttcctcgtctgagctggaatctggatcaaaccgtacggctggatagaaacgatattgctgctatttttgtttcaccagtGATATTAgattgaggttgtgaggggctgtaagctagcgggaagaACTTGTAATCAGATCCCAGTTATGGGTGAcagaaaagggggcggggttgctctgtgtcgACAGTCCTATCCACAACTTagtggtgaatttctaataaactccagctgctctgctgaaaatatgtccaagaaaacgacaaaagttttgattttggctaaaaacggcatcatcataatCAAAAGATTACCGGAAACGGTTTCACAATACATCAACAGATGATCAGTGGGACTTTAGTAAAAACAAGACTCAACATCAGGTAAAGAGGGCTTACTTTTTGCAGAACTGGCAGATGTAGGACCAGGTGAAGAAGGAAAACCTTTTGGTTCGACAACAGAAGCAAAGctgcaataaaaaacacacaaaagcttCATAAAACCACACAAACAAGCCTGGTCTCTGAAGAAGCAGAAAACTTCAGACCCTTCCTACCTTTCCCTTCTTCATGGCGTGGTAGACGTCTCGGTACTGCTGGAACTTCTCCAGCTCCGCCTTCACCAGAACCTGTCGGATGTGCATCACCTCCTCCACCGTCAGGGACAGACACTCCACAGGGAAGCAGAACTCCTCCTGCAGAAACCAGGCTCCACTTCAGACACATTTACTCACCCCACACAGCAGCTTCACTGCACCACACGTCTGCCTTTCACTAGTCACACCACATGTTCACTTTCTCCTCCTCTAGTGCTCCTGACCTCTCAGCCTCCATCTCTGTTTCTTCATAACTGAATTATGACCTAAATGAGTCTCGACTGCAGCTCCATAAGCTCAAAAACAACAGCTGCAGGATTTATTCTCCTTTTCACTCAGCTTTATCTGATTTCCCGTTTTTCGAGGTTTCTCCGAGAGTCCGACTCACCAGAGACTTGGAGCTCTGCTTGGACGGCGGCTGAAACAGCCGCACGTCAGTGGGCGTCTCCTTCTCGATGGAGTGTCTCCTCTGGGGGGTCTGCCTCCTCTCCGGTTGAGGTGTGGAGGAGATGGGCAGGAACTTGGGGGGAGCTGATGTTCATTCATggagaataaaacacaaaaatcaggTGTTTGGACATTGTGTGGAGGCATTTGTGATGATTCTCTTTCAGCcagaaacagctttaaaaaggcTCATCAGGCCCAGAGAAAGGCAGGAAGAAACGTCGACTTTAAAAGTCGAGATGACTtttaaaactagggctgggtatcggttataatctCCAGAAACAATTCGACTCACAAGAGCTTGaattgattctgattttttttattcttttgattcttcaattcaattttgagtttacacatttatacacatttgtttagaaatacatcaataatgtactatatgatttgaatatatttatattaatctgatccagttcacatcctgtaaatgtatcagtgaaataatgagattgttaatatcatccagtgttacatggattctctaaaggagaagttctaactaaaatgttcagatcattaacgttggaaacattgttctgcttctcctggaggacgtttcagtttggacactaggtggcgatggcgCTGCAGAAGtgcaccttattcaagaagaagacaacaatatgaggggaaaaaacaatgttttagaccacaaatagttactttttaatttccttaaaagagtttggaaaattcatgtctgtaagtaaataaagatgttaatttagtcagaattttttttttttttggtcagccaagcgttagcattagctgtcctatgggaaattctgtTGAacattagcattaagctagcggactttagctttatcgatttatatcttttgtgaatcgattattgatctattaagcttaaatcgattaatcgattttttcctaTTTGAAACATCTTCTGCTGTTTTGCTTCAAAGAGAGAAACATTTGTCACTCACTTTTCTTCCCCACTGCAGTCTCCGGGGACGTGTCATCCATCATAGACGTCGCAACACTAGAGCTGCTTTCAGATTTGTGTGCAGGAAGTTCATCCTAAATGTAAAACAGACGTCAGAAATCCATCGATGGTTTGCAGCAAATCATTAGTTTCAAGGGTCTCAAAAGTCAGTGAAGACATGAATGTAGCATGTGGATGGGGTCagatagctgtcaaaaagaaatgcATAAGACAAATTCATACTCGTAAATTCAGAGTTGTGCACGAATTAatatttgtgcacaactttgcagaaaaaatattgaaagttgtgtttatatgttttgggtTAGGGTTTTGACAGCTTTCTTACCTCATAGTCCTGCTAATATTCTTTTCCTAGAATTTGCATGAAAgcgtttatatttaaaataaaccacaGAAACTCATGCGATAAGATTAGGATCAAcatcaagtttgttttttttttaagattaagataattaatgttaaaattaaGTTGACTTAAAATGTACTCCTTTAGAGTTTTAGGGGCCCTGCTGCAGACACTTACGTCAGAGTCGGAGCTGTCCAGCTCAGCCAGGCTGGGAGCCTTCAGAAGCCTCTTCCTCGGAGGAACAGACTGAGAGCCGGAGGGCTGCACTCTGGGAGAGGCTGAGCCGTTGCTGAGGGACAGGGAGCTGGACGTCCTCCGGCCCATGTATGGGCTGAACTCATCTGTGCAGAGCCACACAGAAGACAGTCTTTCAGAGGAAGGGAGGAAAAGCAGAGGAGATCCCAAAACACCTCCTCTGGTGCCTCCTGAGAGGAAGATGGTTTGAGATTCATCTCAGGGTTAAAGAGGGAGTTGGAGgggaagagcagcagcagcagaacaggGATAAAGACAGATAACGGAGGAGACATTCAATAATGCCtctgtttcagagaaaaatagaTCTGAAATCTAAATAGTGACCCTAAGGAAGTCTACAGGGAGGAAACCATCAGGAATGAACTACAAAGACACCTGATTCAAGCGTGGAAAGGTGCAACGCTTTAAGCAGTAAAACAACCTGCAGAGGGGGATTGTGGGAAAGGTTTTATTAGAAGAGGACACAGGCAAACTCTGCTGGAGGAAGACGAACGGCCACATTTCAGAAACAGTTGACTGACTTTCTAAGATCACAAGAGCTTCAGCTGATCCTAGAGACCGCCTTACTCTCTTCTTGGTCCTCTGCTGCTCTAAACACAAGTATTCAGCTTGGAGCCATATTAGTTAGCAGCCAGGGAGGGAGAGGAGGCATGAGGTTAAAGCTTTACAAGGCCTCCCAGGCCACAGCGTGGCCCATACTTTACCTAATCCTGTACGGAACAAATCCTGTGGCATACTGCGAGTTTTGCCAAAACCTGAAAGGGAACACTTCCATCATTCAGTGTCGGTTGACTCAGCAGGAACATGACTGTTTTCTCCAGGAAGA from Oryzias melastigma strain HK-1 linkage group LG16, ASM292280v2, whole genome shotgun sequence includes the following:
- the LOC112143763 gene encoding protein spire homolog 1, with the translated sequence MAERRLTDAAAAAAAPHREQQQHHGGMSSAEEDLCLEEILTLYSQPINEEQAWAVCYQCCRTLATGRPDGRSAAAVGASPRRISGPRDVRIQRDGSVRMDYRDCEGKYSPCTRAEVIESLGIMIYKALDYGLKENEERELSPPLEQLIDLMTNMVVAEKEACPDEGYEATEEEDEAEDEPDSISAARSYNDILKLCTAHLPSPSDAPSHYQAVCRALYTETRELGTFLDKIKNAKENLRKMEESSEEPVRDLNELQNADWARFWVQVMRDLREGVKLKKVQERQYNPLPIEYQLTPYEMLMDDIRSKRYKLRKVMVNGDIPPRLKKSAHEVILDFIRSRPPLNPVSARKLKPQKQPPPTLHERILEEIKSERKLRPVSPDEVRRGRLDEFSPYMGRRTSSSLSLSNGSASPRVQPSGSQSVPPRKRLLKAPSLAELDSSDSDDELPAHKSESSSSVATSMMDDTSPETAVGKKTPPKFLPISSTPQPERRQTPQRRHSIEKETPTDVRLFQPPSKQSSKSLEEFCFPVECLSLTVEEVMHIRQVLVKAELEKFQQYRDVYHAMKKGKLCFCCRTKRFSFFTWSYICQFCKKPVCSQCCKKMRLPSKPYSSLPIYSIGSTNTLPRERVSAMAAVGQGLSVAAEPGPSVGPAVGPSAAPAVGGGAASPTSKGAAKAAAKAAGKARGVATATKHDKSSEGSQRHSIHKTMARFSKHGSLKSHEELELPSELTEDWATMEVCVDCKKFISDIIASSKHSLSLATKRARLKRKTQSFYMSSPKGREEYRPSERTIKEI